CCTTCGCAACCAATGCCGGCCTCCGCTCATCGAGAAGACCCAGCGCCATGCGACAAGCATCCGTGACTGATCGCCACAGCAACGGGCTTCCACACAGCATGATTCTGTCGTCATCCACGTAAAACCCACGGGGATCGGTATCCGGAAACACGTGGATAGTCGGCACGCCAATGACGCTTACGCCCTGCCGGATGAGTGACGTATCCGCGATAAAGAGATCCACGTCCTCTAGCGTAAACTCCGGAATATCCACAGCGTCGACTTCCATAACGGCCAGCCCCATGGACGAAAGCGCATTGGCCAACTCCCTCTCGATGAAGTTATCCCGCGTGCAGACAAGCGCTCGCTTTCCATCCAAATCGGGAAGGGTTGACGCGCCGCGCAGAACGGGAAGCACCACCTCGAATATCGCGCGCGTACCACCACCCGCCTCACTGCTCAGCTGAACGGAGCCACCCATCATGTGAGCCAAGCGGCGACAGATGCTAAGACCGAGCCCAGTGCCGCCAAAGCGACGTGTCGTAGAGGCTTCAGCCTGCGTGAATGGTTGGAACAACCGAGCCAGCTGATCGGGCGAAATGCCAACCCCGGTATCCGTGACGATGAATCGCAGCCGTTGCCCACCCGCGACCTCCCCCGCCATGTCGACGCGAAGCTTTACATGGCCCGAAAGAGTGAATTTCAAGGCATTGCTCAAGAGATTGTTGATGATCTGCCGTATGCGATTGGCATCGCCCCGATACTCGGAAGCAAGGCGCCAGTCCAACACCAGATACAGCTGAAGCGCCTTCTGTTGAGCTCGCGCGGCAAAGGTGCCCACGGCACTATCCGCCAACAAGCGAAGATCGAAAGGCTCCGGCTCAAGTTCCAGCTTCTCCGCCTCGATCCGCGAGAAATCCAGGATGTCATCCAGGATCTGCAATAGAGCCACTCCGGAGTCTTCCACCATGCCAACCATATGCGCCTGCTCGGTATTCAATGGTGTTTTCGAGAGCAACTCCACCAACCCGAGCACGCCGGCCATGGGCGTACGAATTTCGTGACTCATCATGGCGAGGAAGGCACTTTTGGCCGCAACGGCGGCCTCGGCGGTTGCCTTGGCCTCCAGCAGTGCCTGCTCTTGCTCCTTCAGCGTGGTTACGTCGGCGCAATAAACGCTCCAGAAATAGCCGCCCCGCCCCGCCGGCTTCAGTTCGCCACCGAGCGCACGTATCCAACGGGTTCGCCCATTAACGTGAACGGAGAACTCGATAGTCTCTGAGTGTTGCGATTGATAGAACTGATCGATCAGCGAGCGAACTGCGTCACGATCCTCCTTGCGCATGGCATCCAGCGAATTGGCGCGACCGGAAAGTATGTCTTCACGAGACATGCCAAACAGGGTCTGTGTGGGTCCGCTGACGTACTCGTAAGTGCGCAGGCCGTGCGCATCGATATATAGCCGCATCACGACACCAGGTAGATTTTCGTTGGTGTCGATCAGCCTTTGCTCCGAGGCACGGGCTCGCGCCTCAGCGTCACGCATCCGTTTGTAAGCGAACCCTATGATCGTTACCACAGAGGCACTGATAGCGAGACCTAGAAGAACCCAGCCCCACGGCACGCCATAGTTATAGCTTGCGCGCAACCACCGACTACGCATGGCCTGTCGCTGGTTGTCCTTCACTCCTCCGATCACCCCATCGACCAGCGGCGCAAGACGGGCTTTATCCCGACTGACGCCAAAGGAGAAGTCCTGATCCAGGCCCGCAGGTGCCACTACGCGCAACGTCGCGGCGTAGCGGTCACGAATCAGCGCGTCGATGGCTGGCAAGGTTCCGATGTACGCCGAAACCTCGCCGCGCTCCAGCAGCAAGAGCCCCGCCTCGTTGCTCGCCACCGGTACTAGTTGGGTCTTCGGCATGAGCATCTTGAGGCTCTCGATCAACCCGGTCTCTTCGCGCACTGCTGCTTTTCTTCCACGAAGATCTTCCGGTCCGGCAATGGCGGGGCCATTGATGCGCGCCACGATCACTACCGGAAAATGCTCGTAAGGACGAGTGAATGTCATGCTCGATGGGTCGTAGTCGGCCGGCATGGCTGCCGCCACCATGTCGATCTCTTTGGCGGCAACGCGACGTTGCAATTCGTTTAAGTCCCTCGCTGGCACGAACTCCAGCCGCAAGCCAAGATTGTTCTTGACCAAGGACAGATAGTCGGCAGCCAGACCGCTCGGTGCTCCGTCCTTGTTGGTGAAGCTATAAGGAAAACGATCGGCCTCGTAGCCCACCCGAATCGGCCCTAGGCCGGCAAGCCAGTGCAGGTCATCATCAGTCACGCCTTGACCGTGCGGAATCGGCGCTAACAAGTCGACATTGAGCCCCCATCGCGCCTTGAGGTTGTCCAGCTCGTCACTGCTGATGGATGTCTCTGCCTTTCGCAAGATGGAGACGAGCATCGATTGGTCACGCGGCACTGCCAGAGAGACCCGTATCACGCCCAGGTCAGGTAATCGGGACAGAATGACCAGATCATCGCGCTCACGCTCCGCGAGTGCCCAGCGCGTGCGGCCTTGGGAGCCGATAAATGCGTCAGCCCGCCCATCAGCGACCATGTCCATGGCTTCGTGCACATCATCAGCGAACACAATGGTGGCAGCTGGAAAGCGATCTTTGATCTGCTGCGTGTAGTACTTGCTAACCCTCTCAACGGCAATACGCGCATTTACCAAGCTCTCCTCTCCAAGAATCTTCAGATCGCCTTTTCGGGCGACCATCACAAACCCTGATTCCAAGAACGGCTTCAGGTAGTCAAGGCGGTCGCTACGGCCATACGGCTGCCCTACCAAGAGATCGAACGGAATGGGTTCGCTGGAGTCCTCGAATGTCACGCCACTCCAATCGGTGAACGGACGAAACTGCAGCCGTAGACCCGCGCGGCTGGCCAACAGTTTCGCGTAATCGACCCCAATGCCTTCCGGCGAGCCGGCGACCCAGGCCTCAACCGGAAAGTGGTTCCCCGCAAACACACCAACCTGAATAACAGGGTGGGCCTCGATCCATGCCGATTCTTCTGGAGTCAGCGCCACCTGCCCCTGACTGGCCGCATGGCTGGATGAGCCAGGAAGGAAGGTCAGAAGAAACATGAAGAGCCCGCTGAACAGGGCGGGGAATGCTCCCCATCCATGCCTCCTCGGACACGAGGTGCTCGATTCAGTACTGCCCGTAGGACGACTGCGACTCATAGGCACTCCGGATGTCATTAACTCGCAGACTTAGGATAAGAGTCGCAAACAAGCCCCCTCCATGAGAACTATCCGAATTACTTAGTAAGAGGACGTTCCATGTGGCTTGGACGGCTATCCTTTGACTTGAGCAATCAGAAGCCCCGGGCAGTGCGCCGCTTATGTCACTACGAATCTTCATCGCCGATGATCACCCCATTGTCCGCAGTAGCGTCCATATGGAAGCCAGCCGCCTGGATGGAGCTAGTGTCGTTGGCGAGGCATCAACTGCCGACGAGCTCATGAACTTCGTACGAGAGGGGTCTTGCGACTTGTTGGTGACAGATTTCAACATGCCAAGCCAATCCGAGGAGGATGGGCTGGCCATGATTGACGCCATCCGCCGTCTGCGGCCCAAGTGGCCTATCATCGTCCTAACCATGCTCACCAACTCAGCCCTGCTCCGGGCTATCCATGAGCGTGGCGTGGCGGGCGTCGTGGTGAAGTCTGATGGTATGAGCGAGCTGGCAACCGCGCTCCAGTTCGTCGTTGCCGGTGACAACTACGTTAGTGCAAATGCCAAGCGGCTACTTCTGAAGTCGTCGCGGCGTGACGTTGGCTCGCCAGGCGCACTGTTAACAGATCGTGAGTCCGAGGTGCTGCGCCTGTTTGCCTCTGGCCGCACTGTCTCTGAAATCGCCGCGTTGCGTGGGCGAAGTGTGAAGACCATAAGCCACCAGAAGATCAGCGCCATGAACAAGCTGGGGCTGCGCAATGATCCGGAGCTCTACACCTATGCGCATGAGCATGGGCTGTGCTGACAGCGCTTGCCTTCCTTGATCGCCCGAAAGAGGTGGCTAGGACGGGCATTTACTCTCTCGCAATGACGACAGCACGCACAAATACTTGAGTCGTACATGGTGCGTCGGCCAGATGGAGCGAGCTCCGAATACTCCGGCGTGCAGAACCGAATATGAGTGCGAGGCGACCGCATGGTAAAGCCGCGCGTGACTTGGCGAAGGCGCTTTCGCCTGGATTGCACATTCCTTTGACCACCCGCTAACGGGTGGCTTTCTTTAGGGCGACGAAAGCGGCAACGTAGCGCAAGAGTCACTCACAAAGTGCACCCCTACAACGTCATAGCGTTCCGAGCCACTCCATCTCGGACAGCGCAATGCCGTGCGATGACGCGTGCTCAGCCCGCCAGCGATAGTGGCTGTAGTTCCCCGGATGCGCCACGCCGAATGCGCGTGTCTGTCGACGCCAGGGGAAGCTTTCGTCGCGCCGCTCGTCCAGGGTCATCCAGTGAACGTTGTCGTTCGAGCCTTCCAGCGTCCATGCCTGAGGATCGCGTCCCGCCTGGGCGCCAGACGTAAGGGTATACATGGCCACTTGCCGCGGCTGCTTCAGATCCAGTTGAACGGCTGGCTCACTGCCACGCAGCAAGGCTTCAGTATCCGAAGTGTTGTCACTCAAAGCACGTGCAGCAGCCGTGTCGCCAGCCACGAGCACCTGCGCACCCGCGCTATCGGCGAGGTCCACCAGCGGCGCCGGCGCGGCGCTGCCCGTGGTGATCGAGGGGAGCCGTGCCTCGCCTTCGGCACTACCCCACGCCGAGGGCGTATCACCCATGCGGAAGTCGAGCGCCGCACCCTTGGCAAGGTCGGCATGTGCCAGCCAACTACGGTCATAAGGCTTGCCGTTGAGCGTCATGCCCTGAATGTAGCGATTGCGATCGCTCACTTCGGGTGCCCGGATGTCGATGGTCTTGCCGTTGTCCAGGTGGATGATCATGTGCGGGAAGTACGGCGCGCCGATGGCATACGTCGGCGTGCCCATGCGCAACGGATAGAAGCCAGCCGCGCTGAACACCCACCAGGCGGACATCTCTCCATTGTCTTCGTCGCCGGGATAGCCCTGCCCGATCTCGCTGCCCGTGTAGAGGCGCGACAACGCATCACGCACCTTGTCTTGCGTCTTCCATGGCTGGCCGGCCAGGTCGTACATGTAGAGGATGTGGTGCGAGGGCTGGTTGCTATGGCCGTACTGGCCCATGCGCACGTCACGCGCTTCTAGCATCTCGTGGATGATGTCGCCGTAGGCGCCGGTGTGGAACTGGGTGCCCGCCGCGAAGAAGGCATCGAGCTTCTTCGCCAGGCCGTCGATGCCGCCGTAAAGGTTGGCTAGCCCCTGTCCGTCCTGCACGCTGTCGAACGTCATGTTCCAGGCGTTGGTCTCGGTGTAATCACCACCCCAGGCGAACGGATCGAAATGGTCGGCGTCGATGCGCCATGCGCCGTCCGGCCTTCGCCCGACAAAGAAGCCTGTTGCCGCATCGAACAGATTGACGTAGTTGAGCGAACGGCTGTGGAAATAGCGGGCATCGTCTGCGTAGTGCGCCGCGTAAGGGTCGGCAGCGTCGTGATCGGCCGACAGTGTCTGCGCGAGCTCAGCGATGCCGAAATCGTTGAGATAGCCTGCCATCGACCACGACAGCCCCTCGTCGGTACTGTTGTCGACATAGCCTTTGAACACCGATCGGGCGATGCCTTTTCGACCCGCTCCAGGTATGTCGCTGACTACAGTCGCGTCCTTCAGGGCAGCCTGATAGAACGAGCGCACATCGAAGTTGCGGATACCCTTGTTCCACGCGTCAGCAAAGGCCACGTCGGCGCTGGTACCGACCATTAGGTCCGCGTAACCGGGTGAGGACCAGCGCGCGATCCAACCGCCGTCGCGGTATTGCTGCACGAAGCCATCGATCATCTCACCGGCTTGTTTCGGCGTTAGCAACGCATACGCGGGCCACGCGGTGCGGTAGGTGTCCCACAGACCATTGTTCACATAAGGCTTGCCGGCCAGCACGCGTGCTCCGGTCTGCGTTGCCGTGCTGGCGCCAGTGGCGGCCGAGAACGGGCTGGCGTAACGATAATCCGGATGCTGTGGCGTGCCGACGTTTTCGAAGGCTTCGTTCGGATACAGAAACAGGCGATAGAGGTTGGAATACAGCGTGACTTTGTCGCCCGTACTGGCCCCGGGGATTTCGATATGGCCGAGCATCTCGTTCCAGCGTTGCGCGGCACGTGCCTGCACGCTGTCGAAGGTGTCGTCGGTAGCGACTTCCTGCGCGAGATTGCGCTTGGCCTGCTCCAGGCTGATCAGCGAGGTAGCGATGCGCATCGTCACGGTTTTGTTGGCACGGGTATCGAAGCCAAACCACGCAGCCACGTGGTCACGCCCCTGACCACTCAGCCGACCGCTTTCCGTGATGGGCTGATCGAAGCTTGCGTAGAAGAACAACCGGGTGGCCCCGGTCGACAAGTGGCTCGCTACATCCGAGTAGCCACTGATGCTGCCGTGCTCCGCATCCAGCTCGATGCCGCCCTTGTCATTGCGATTGTCGAACACCAGTTGCGAGCGATCGCCGGCGAAGGTGAAGCGCATCATGGCTGCATGATTGGCGGGCGTCATCGCAGCGGTGATGCCGTTGTCGAACGTGACCTGGTAAAGGTCGGCGCGGGCAATTTCGTGATCGTGCGTAAAGCCGAGTGAACGGGCATCACGATCCAGCGGCGGCGCACCGGATGCCGTGGCCGAAGGCATGATCTGGAAGGTCTGTCGATCACCCATCCACGGGCTGGGCTCGTGACTCAGCGCAAACGCCTGGATGCGCGGGTGGTTATCGGCACCGTTGTGATCCTGGTACTGGTAAATCCAGTCGGAGCCCGCCTGCGTGGTGGGCGTCCAGAAATTGAAGCCATGCGGCAGCGCCACCGCGGGGAAATTGTTGCCGCGCGAGA
This genomic window from Dyella terrae contains:
- a CDS encoding ATP-binding protein, encoding MFLLTFLPGSSSHAASQGQVALTPEESAWIEAHPVIQVGVFAGNHFPVEAWVAGSPEGIGVDYAKLLASRAGLRLQFRPFTDWSGVTFEDSSEPIPFDLLVGQPYGRSDRLDYLKPFLESGFVMVARKGDLKILGEESLVNARIAVERVSKYYTQQIKDRFPAATIVFADDVHEAMDMVADGRADAFIGSQGRTRWALAERERDDLVILSRLPDLGVIRVSLAVPRDQSMLVSILRKAETSISSDELDNLKARWGLNVDLLAPIPHGQGVTDDDLHWLAGLGPIRVGYEADRFPYSFTNKDGAPSGLAADYLSLVKNNLGLRLEFVPARDLNELQRRVAAKEIDMVAAAMPADYDPSSMTFTRPYEHFPVVIVARINGPAIAGPEDLRGRKAAVREETGLIESLKMLMPKTQLVPVASNEAGLLLLERGEVSAYIGTLPAIDALIRDRYAATLRVVAPAGLDQDFSFGVSRDKARLAPLVDGVIGGVKDNQRQAMRSRWLRASYNYGVPWGWVLLGLAISASVVTIIGFAYKRMRDAEARARASEQRLIDTNENLPGVVMRLYIDAHGLRTYEYVSGPTQTLFGMSREDILSGRANSLDAMRKEDRDAVRSLIDQFYQSQHSETIEFSVHVNGRTRWIRALGGELKPAGRGGYFWSVYCADVTTLKEQEQALLEAKATAEAAVAAKSAFLAMMSHEIRTPMAGVLGLVELLSKTPLNTEQAHMVGMVEDSGVALLQILDDILDFSRIEAEKLELEPEPFDLRLLADSAVGTFAARAQQKALQLYLVLDWRLASEYRGDANRIRQIINNLLSNALKFTLSGHVKLRVDMAGEVAGGQRLRFIVTDTGVGISPDQLARLFQPFTQAEASTTRRFGGTGLGLSICRRLAHMMGGSVQLSSEAGGGTRAIFEVVLPVLRGASTLPDLDGKRALVCTRDNFIERELANALSSMGLAVMEVDAVDIPEFTLEDVDLFIADTSLIRQGVSVIGVPTIHVFPDTDPRGFYVDDDRIMLCGSPLLWRSVTDACRMALGLLDERRPALVAKAAGAYAVRVLVAEDHPINRAVIDRQLDLLGYEHVVVEDGLGAWNALMADHFDVLITDCHMPVLDGYALTYRIRESEVSTQRHLPIIALSASALPEQVEKCRSAGMDDFLAKPVQLDALRAKIEGISGGATVVRTSPGQDKLSYLAGIFGSEAQVKKLLEGLLAAGQADVIKLDSAIVNGDTEQQQALIHRLVGSLRLIDPGTLESNDQETSSQRRDAIVRQLAEIHALVEQLHMGT
- a CDS encoding response regulator; translation: MSLRIFIADDHPIVRSSVHMEASRLDGASVVGEASTADELMNFVREGSCDLLVTDFNMPSQSEEDGLAMIDAIRRLRPKWPIIVLTMLTNSALLRAIHERGVAGVVVKSDGMSELATALQFVVAGDNYVSANAKRLLLKSSRRDVGSPGALLTDRESEVLRLFASGRTVSEIAALRGRSVKTISHQKISAMNKLGLRNDPELYTYAHEHGLC
- a CDS encoding GH92 family glycosyl hydrolase — translated: MDVSRCMLGVAISLSLAGIAHGAITTPGFVTSFEAGDAQPVSASVQGWRMSVVPGPGKEDSLTSRPGAGFTGIRSLRYDADAVTDGRERRATLYRLKQPVTASTHLSYVVLPADASGQARGYAQYVAVDLVFTDGTRLSALNAMDQHRVHASAAAQGSSRVLHDNQWNALDIDLGAVAAGKTVAAIELVEDAPKGTEAFHGYLDDLRLVDMAPARADAAPNTFVDTRRGTNANAHFSRGNNFPAVALPHGFNFWTPTTQAGSDWIYQYQDHNGADNHPRIQAFALSHEPSPWMGDRQTFQIMPSATASGAPPLDRDARSLGFTHDHEIARADLYQVTFDNGITAAMTPANHAAMMRFTFAGDRSQLVFDNRNDKGGIELDAEHGSISGYSDVASHLSTGATRLFFYASFDQPITESGRLSGQGRDHVAAWFGFDTRANKTVTMRIATSLISLEQAKRNLAQEVATDDTFDSVQARAAQRWNEMLGHIEIPGASTGDKVTLYSNLYRLFLYPNEAFENVGTPQHPDYRYASPFSAATGASTATQTGARVLAGKPYVNNGLWDTYRTAWPAYALLTPKQAGEMIDGFVQQYRDGGWIARWSSPGYADLMVGTSADVAFADAWNKGIRNFDVRSFYQAALKDATVVSDIPGAGRKGIARSVFKGYVDNSTDEGLSWSMAGYLNDFGIAELAQTLSADHDAADPYAAHYADDARYFHSRSLNYVNLFDAATGFFVGRRPDGAWRIDADHFDPFAWGGDYTETNAWNMTFDSVQDGQGLANLYGGIDGLAKKLDAFFAAGTQFHTGAYGDIIHEMLEARDVRMGQYGHSNQPSHHILYMYDLAGQPWKTQDKVRDALSRLYTGSEIGQGYPGDEDNGEMSAWWVFSAAGFYPLRMGTPTYAIGAPYFPHMIIHLDNGKTIDIRAPEVSDRNRYIQGMTLNGKPYDRSWLAHADLAKGAALDFRMGDTPSAWGSAEGEARLPSITTGSAAPAPLVDLADSAGAQVLVAGDTAAARALSDNTSDTEALLRGSEPAVQLDLKQPRQVAMYTLTSGAQAGRDPQAWTLEGSNDNVHWMTLDERRDESFPWRRQTRAFGVAHPGNYSHYRWRAEHASSHGIALSEMEWLGTL